A section of the Pleurocapsa minor HA4230-MV1 genome encodes:
- a CDS encoding tetratricopeptide repeat protein, with protein MPHKSLESDLSNLGLIHVSADGNSIKLESQPSEQFVLLPRVPQTKTDSSPPAEISVADVYIGQALLYFEQQQWSESIAACQEALRVRPKMATAYKIWGNCLQCSGKSAEAIGMYAKALEAKADMAEIYCNLGSIYARQKKWQQAIEHYQKSSTLDPDFALPYRNLARVWNELGEYNKSADCFFKAIAIQPNMLSPQNHFNLANNLLAEGNRQQAIACYKSCLDLEPNFLNAYARLADALEQDGQQETALYYYQKLAQLQTEPNLPSAQSKSLQQISSLLNPGSTKAGVAKPQSPMMRLPESKENQHLPQLQSAKTTIKDKIKLYLQAASQQPNSASIRFELGQLYFEQQQWSKAIVCYQQATKLAPQEAQYYVHLGKAWSKINNHEQANLAYYQGFSLKPQEASAKNHYLLGDKLLQQNKVEQAIACYRRAISSKPDWIEAYWRLGEVLIAIGNYQAAENYCRQALKINPHQSRSYFLLGKVFYQQQQWQSALACYQKAVELEPNNADIQHNLGEVFAREEQWDKAVQAYRQAIAIQPKYSWSHNNLGDVLLKLEQWQSAANYYRQAIKLKPDFIWSHYNLGEALAKLEQWDEAAKAYQTAQKIDPNLPEPRRKIGEMLYLRSIKSRQEALAYSLEQIAQDPDNVELYHQAISLDKQNHQLYLGLGKALLKQNKLDEAIVIYQVGLGLQPRNIELAMGLSEILVKKNPELDFQDLVVRIARGEKTATLLSKVTVTKSQKLGKHQYLLELPSHDSPQVSIIIAVYNQIDYTFKCLCSIAEHISSELAIEVIVINDCSTDQTVTILEQVKGLKRIDNPENLGFIHSCNRGIATAKGDYIYFLNNDTELRPQALEQLLLICEQDPQVGAVGSKLIYPDGSLQEAGGIIWQDGSGWNYGRKANANAPQYNYLRTVDYCSAASLLVRKSVLTALNGLEINLAPAYYEDTNLCFAIRHQLGLKVMYQPKSIVVHYEGISCGTELTKSIKRYQSVNMTKFKQKWAAELETYPVNGSLSGVEAASRRHLGNKTILVIDIYAPCYDKESGARRLWQLIQVFKQLDFHVIFLPDNGAKEQPYVEMLQDLAVEVVYTEPGYDRTIEQQLVELLPLVDIAWVCRPQLYEKYAPLIRQHDQIKLIYDTVDLHYLRIQRSVELGDQSIEKMRSWIRMQSRELRAAHDADLTITVTTVEQEILQQQQIANLAVVPNLHLPYAEEKPSFAQRQGLLFIGSYNHPPNIDAVSWLCEQIMPLVWSQLPELTLTLLGSNVTEEVAVLCKDKRVSVPGYLADVTPYFLNHRLFVAPLRYGAGMKGKIGQSLEYGLPIVATTMGIEGMNLTHEQNVLEANEAQEFAQQIIRLYQDEGLWNKLAANSVSATAPFTPEEIKEKLQQIFNNLYL; from the coding sequence ATGCCCCATAAATCTTTAGAGTCTGATTTGAGTAACTTAGGTTTGATCCATGTTTCTGCCGACGGCAACAGCATTAAACTGGAATCTCAGCCAAGTGAACAGTTTGTCTTATTGCCTCGTGTCCCTCAGACGAAGACAGATTCTTCACCTCCCGCAGAGATATCTGTTGCAGACGTTTATATTGGGCAAGCTTTACTGTATTTTGAGCAACAGCAATGGTCAGAAAGTATTGCAGCTTGCCAGGAAGCATTAAGAGTTCGCCCGAAAATGGCGACGGCGTATAAAATTTGGGGCAACTGTCTCCAGTGTTCGGGAAAAAGCGCTGAAGCAATTGGTATGTATGCAAAAGCTCTGGAAGCTAAAGCCGACATGGCAGAGATTTACTGTAACTTAGGCAGTATTTATGCCAGGCAAAAAAAATGGCAGCAGGCAATTGAACATTATCAGAAATCCAGCACCCTCGATCCTGATTTTGCGCTACCGTACCGCAACTTGGCTAGAGTTTGGAATGAACTGGGGGAATATAACAAGTCAGCAGACTGTTTTTTTAAGGCGATCGCTATTCAACCGAATATGCTGTCACCACAAAATCACTTTAATCTAGCCAATAATTTACTAGCAGAGGGAAATAGGCAGCAGGCGATCGCCTGTTATAAAAGTTGTTTAGATTTAGAGCCAAATTTTCTTAATGCCTATGCCAGGTTGGCTGATGCCTTGGAGCAAGATGGTCAGCAGGAAACTGCTTTGTATTATTATCAAAAGCTAGCTCAGTTACAAACAGAACCTAACCTGCCATCAGCTCAATCAAAATCCTTGCAGCAAATTAGCAGTTTGCTTAATCCTGGTTCGACCAAAGCAGGTGTTGCAAAGCCTCAGTCGCCAATGATGAGACTGCCTGAAAGCAAGGAAAATCAGCACCTACCTCAATTACAGTCAGCCAAAACCACTATCAAGGATAAGATCAAACTATATCTTCAAGCAGCATCTCAACAGCCCAATTCAGCATCGATTCGGTTTGAGTTAGGTCAATTATATTTTGAGCAGCAGCAGTGGTCAAAAGCAATTGTTTGTTACCAGCAAGCAACGAAACTCGCTCCTCAAGAAGCTCAGTACTATGTCCATTTAGGTAAAGCTTGGTCAAAAATCAATAATCATGAACAAGCCAATTTAGCCTACTATCAAGGTTTCAGCCTCAAACCCCAGGAAGCCTCAGCCAAGAATCACTATCTACTAGGAGATAAGCTGCTCCAGCAAAACAAAGTTGAACAAGCGATCGCCTGTTATCGCCGAGCTATAAGTAGCAAGCCCGACTGGATTGAAGCTTATTGGCGGCTGGGAGAAGTTTTAATTGCAATCGGCAACTATCAAGCAGCGGAGAATTATTGTCGACAGGCGCTAAAAATAAATCCGCATCAGAGTCGTAGTTATTTCTTATTAGGCAAAGTTTTTTATCAGCAGCAACAATGGCAATCTGCTTTAGCATGTTATCAAAAAGCAGTCGAGCTAGAGCCAAATAATGCAGACATCCAGCACAATTTAGGTGAAGTTTTTGCCCGTGAAGAACAATGGGACAAAGCTGTACAGGCTTATCGTCAAGCGATCGCTATTCAGCCCAAATATTCTTGGTCGCACAATAATTTAGGGGATGTGTTGCTCAAGCTAGAACAATGGCAGTCAGCTGCTAACTATTACCGTCAAGCAATTAAGCTTAAACCTGATTTTATATGGTCACATTACAACTTAGGAGAAGCTCTAGCTAAATTAGAACAGTGGGACGAAGCAGCCAAAGCATATCAAACCGCTCAAAAAATCGACCCCAATTTACCTGAGCCACGTCGGAAAATTGGCGAAATGTTATACTTGCGTAGTATAAAATCACGACAAGAAGCTCTTGCCTATTCGCTAGAGCAAATTGCTCAAGATCCAGATAATGTTGAACTTTATCATCAAGCAATCTCTTTAGATAAACAAAACCACCAACTATATCTGGGTTTGGGGAAGGCTTTATTAAAACAAAATAAATTAGATGAGGCGATCGTTATATATCAGGTTGGGTTAGGATTACAACCCCGTAATATTGAGTTGGCAATGGGTTTGAGTGAAATACTGGTGAAAAAAAATCCTGAACTAGATTTTCAGGATCTAGTTGTCAGGATTGCTAGAGGAGAAAAAACTGCCACCCTCTTATCTAAAGTAACTGTAACCAAGTCACAGAAGCTAGGAAAACATCAGTATTTGCTAGAGTTACCTAGTCACGATTCTCCCCAGGTTTCAATTATTATTGCTGTCTATAATCAGATTGACTACACATTTAAGTGTTTGTGTTCAATTGCCGAACATATTAGCTCAGAGCTAGCCATCGAAGTGATTGTGATTAACGACTGCTCTACCGATCAGACAGTCACAATCTTAGAACAGGTTAAAGGCTTAAAGCGCATCGACAACCCAGAAAACTTAGGTTTTATTCATAGTTGCAATCGAGGTATTGCGACAGCCAAAGGGGACTATATTTATTTCCTCAATAACGATACTGAATTAAGACCTCAAGCCCTAGAACAACTACTATTAATCTGTGAGCAAGATCCCCAAGTGGGAGCAGTTGGCTCAAAACTTATTTATCCCGATGGCAGCTTACAAGAAGCGGGAGGCATAATTTGGCAAGATGGTTCAGGCTGGAACTATGGCAGAAAAGCGAATGCTAATGCTCCCCAATATAATTATCTGCGGACTGTAGATTACTGTTCTGCTGCTAGTTTGCTGGTCAGAAAATCGGTGTTGACTGCTCTTAATGGCTTAGAAATCAATCTTGCCCCTGCCTATTATGAAGATACTAATCTTTGCTTTGCTATTCGTCATCAACTGGGATTAAAGGTGATGTATCAACCCAAATCCATAGTTGTCCATTATGAAGGGATAAGTTGCGGTACTGAATTAACAAAGAGCATCAAACGCTATCAGTCAGTAAATATGACTAAATTTAAGCAAAAATGGGCAGCAGAACTCGAAACATATCCTGTAAATGGAAGTTTGTCTGGAGTAGAAGCTGCAAGTAGAAGACATTTAGGCAACAAAACTATTTTAGTCATAGATATTTATGCTCCCTGCTACGATAAAGAATCAGGCGCACGTCGTCTTTGGCAGTTAATACAGGTATTTAAACAGCTTGATTTTCATGTGATCTTTTTGCCAGATAACGGGGCAAAAGAACAACCCTATGTCGAAATGCTTCAAGATTTAGCCGTTGAAGTAGTCTACACTGAGCCAGGATATGATAGAACTATTGAACAACAATTAGTGGAATTACTCCCTTTAGTTGATATCGCTTGGGTATGTCGTCCTCAGTTATATGAAAAATATGCCCCGTTAATTCGTCAGCATGACCAGATTAAGCTAATCTACGATACTGTAGACCTCCATTATCTTAGAATACAAAGATCTGTAGAGCTAGGCGACCAAAGCATTGAAAAGATGCGTTCTTGGATAAGGATGCAGTCGCGGGAATTAAGAGCTGCTCATGATGCCGATTTAACCATTACAGTAACTACGGTAGAACAAGAAATCTTACAACAGCAACAAATAGCCAATTTAGCAGTAGTTCCTAACCTACATCTTCCCTATGCAGAAGAAAAGCCCTCTTTCGCACAACGTCAGGGATTACTGTTTATTGGCAGTTATAACCATCCACCAAATATTGATGCAGTGTCTTGGTTGTGTGAGCAAATTATGCCTCTAGTTTGGTCACAACTACCAGAATTAACTCTTACTCTTTTGGGTAGCAATGTCACAGAGGAGGTTGCGGTTTTGTGCAAGGATAAACGTGTTTCTGTACCTGGTTATCTGGCTGACGTGACTCCCTATTTTCTGAATCATCGCTTATTTGTTGCCCCTTTAAGATACGGTGCAGGTATGAAAGGCAAAATTGGTCAGAGTTTAGAGTATGGCTTACCCATAGTTGCGACAACAATGGGGATTGAAGGCATGAATTTGACTCACGAGCAAAATGTCTTAGAAGCCAACGAAGCCCAGGAATTCGCGCAACAAATAATTAGATTGTATCAAGATGAAGGATTATGGAATAAATTAGCAGCTAATAGCGTAAGTGCGACCGCACCTTTTACTCCTGAAGAAATAAAAGAAAAATTACAGCAAATATTCAATAATCTTTATTTGTAA
- a CDS encoding glycosyltransferase, with product MVSLKPQKNGKQLNNFSSTEWLTTQAVTKQKEGKLEEAIAFYLEIIELNPNQPAFIYNSAITLMLQTQRLEQALELGNQALQIYPQSEQIQQVLKTYQNSLNQKVHNYLQIDNNSISQLEIERQKKISRLHFEGPQKYKANDLIGALNCYKETISLDKNSPKWVYGSAIVIATKLGHIEEALEVGEKALSLYPDSDEIHRSMGIFFEVKEELASSVKHYQKSLELNPKQPDWVTVKLADHLESLSLEKHRLRNFQKTVKLSNSSTQVKQPLSPPLSQSDGSVDFSVIKSVSTEKNLKGAVVSWDMSHNPVGRAYLLADMAKIHFNVELIGPIFPFYGSEIWSPIQNQDLEMNIFPASSFKDFVQGAIKLAKSKKYDFVYVSKPRFPSLFIGMLIKHYSQCPLILDVDDHELSFFKNKPLASFDDLIQSSRNNDWYKPYGEIWTRFAESLIPTADALTVSNIALQQRFGGVIVRHARNENIFDPQLYNRINIRQHFGYQDRDRVILFLGTPRPHKGVFRIAQALENLNDPRLVLCIIGTITDKQVANQFAKYKNARIDFHDNQPWEKLPELVSMADLICILQDPNSFIADYQIPAKLTDAMAMGVPTIVTKVPPLQDLIVSKSVIAVDDENLEQVIENFFQDPNNKFSKHSRERYSFMTEFTYGVNAERIKQTLAIAKNKLKPFPEVYIKVFQLIAQETGIEILNQKSLNSIKSFSTNKTSVAINKNEPFNVLFFWKQNDSDIYGRRQDMIAKYLAKSDRINKIIHFDAPISAEKLQETVQYGPKAKFSQNNLVFTNTLDRFLGLKDTNKILKRTFVYCDKSSSKNFLGKTLPKKSDYPDFVKKVIQEAGVGHNTVAWVCPVNFEFPELHQELNFGCVIADIIDDQRQWDVKPQYFERLSANYQQILSKANLVFTNCEPVRQSFLPFNSDIEVVPNGSEIFSHTKDWLKPEFLNTLQGPIIGYVGNLSDRIDIELLEYIATQNSDWNIVLIGSAHGSSQIFSLVKYANIFLLGVKSYDEATKYIKNFDVAIIPHLDNKLTKNMNPLKLYVYFAIGVPIVTTTISNIEEFAGNIYVASDKEDFNQGIKKILKGQEIKPNTDKRKQILADIDWENRVDKILNRIDKYFTKKSISEDGNRFSITNFLQSSDNIINLENTVKTTADKLTSKTNMSLLNVKKSPESKELTEFSYDDFCNLCGEEQTFYKNNNSLREGYQCCNCKSSLRYRGQTDAIIKIFAKPNITLLKDLAQDRNFQQLSIYEPGVIGPFRKYFKNFINYTNSYFWSDVTPGDYRDGLQCQNLESLTYQSDLFDLVITSDIMEHVRHPWQAFQEIWRVLKPGGYHVCSIPVQLPMRQETFYRVDTAGEEDIHLVEARYHSAPLPQGGRQESLVYVDFGEDLIEELEKRNYQVSILSPDYQTNCDIHRLITFVFQKPK from the coding sequence ATGGTATCTCTTAAGCCTCAAAAGAATGGGAAACAATTAAATAATTTTTCTTCCACTGAATGGTTAACTACTCAGGCAGTTACTAAACAGAAAGAAGGCAAATTAGAAGAAGCGATCGCTTTTTATTTAGAGATAATTGAATTAAATCCTAATCAACCAGCTTTTATTTATAATAGTGCAATTACTTTAATGCTTCAAACTCAACGCTTGGAGCAAGCACTAGAGCTAGGAAATCAAGCTTTACAAATTTATCCTCAATCCGAGCAAATTCAGCAGGTATTAAAAACATATCAAAATTCTTTAAATCAAAAAGTTCATAATTATCTTCAGATAGATAATAATTCTATATCTCAATTAGAAATAGAAAGACAAAAAAAAATAAGCCGACTGCATTTTGAAGGGCCTCAAAAATATAAAGCAAATGATTTAATTGGAGCTTTAAACTGTTATAAAGAGACTATTTCTTTAGATAAAAATTCACCTAAATGGGTTTATGGTAGTGCAATTGTCATTGCAACTAAATTAGGTCATATAGAAGAAGCTTTAGAAGTGGGAGAAAAGGCTTTAAGTTTATATCCAGATAGCGATGAAATACATCGTTCGATGGGAATTTTTTTTGAAGTTAAAGAAGAACTAGCTAGTAGTGTTAAACATTATCAAAAATCTCTGGAATTAAATCCCAAGCAACCAGACTGGGTTACTGTCAAACTTGCAGATCATCTTGAATCACTAAGCTTAGAAAAACATCGATTGAGAAATTTCCAAAAAACTGTAAAATTATCAAATAGTTCCACTCAAGTCAAACAACCTCTATCTCCACCATTAAGTCAGTCAGATGGCTCGGTTGATTTTTCTGTGATTAAAAGTGTTTCTACAGAAAAAAATCTGAAAGGAGCAGTAGTTTCTTGGGATATGAGTCATAATCCTGTTGGTAGAGCCTATCTACTAGCGGACATGGCAAAAATACACTTCAATGTTGAACTTATTGGCCCAATTTTTCCTTTTTATGGTAGCGAAATTTGGTCTCCTATTCAAAATCAGGATCTGGAAATGAATATCTTTCCTGCTTCGAGTTTTAAAGATTTTGTCCAGGGAGCAATTAAGCTGGCTAAAAGCAAAAAATATGATTTTGTCTATGTTAGTAAACCTCGTTTTCCTAGTTTATTTATTGGGATGCTAATTAAACACTATAGTCAGTGTCCTTTAATTTTAGATGTTGACGATCACGAACTATCGTTTTTCAAAAATAAACCCTTAGCCTCGTTTGACGACTTAATACAGTCTTCAAGAAATAATGATTGGTATAAACCTTACGGCGAGATTTGGACAAGATTTGCCGAAAGTTTGATTCCTACTGCTGATGCTCTTACTGTTTCCAACATTGCTTTACAGCAACGTTTTGGGGGAGTAATTGTCAGACATGCTCGCAATGAAAATATTTTTGATCCGCAATTATACAACCGTATTAATATTCGTCAACACTTTGGTTATCAAGATCGCGATCGTGTAATCTTATTTTTAGGAACACCTAGACCTCATAAAGGTGTATTTCGTATTGCTCAAGCATTAGAGAATCTTAACGATCCCCGTTTAGTTCTTTGTATTATCGGCACAATCACAGATAAACAAGTTGCTAATCAGTTTGCTAAATACAAAAATGCCAGAATCGATTTTCATGACAATCAACCCTGGGAAAAACTTCCAGAGTTAGTTTCGATGGCAGACTTGATTTGTATTTTGCAAGATCCTAATTCATTTATTGCAGATTATCAAATTCCAGCTAAATTAACCGATGCTATGGCAATGGGAGTGCCGACAATTGTTACTAAGGTACCACCTTTACAGGATTTGATAGTGAGTAAATCGGTAATTGCTGTTGATGATGAAAATTTAGAACAAGTGATTGAAAACTTTTTTCAAGATCCTAATAATAAGTTTTCCAAACACAGTCGTGAAAGATATAGTTTTATGACTGAATTTACTTATGGAGTCAACGCCGAACGGATTAAACAAACCCTGGCTATAGCTAAAAATAAACTTAAACCTTTTCCAGAAGTATATATAAAAGTATTCCAACTAATTGCTCAGGAAACTGGGATCGAAATTCTTAATCAGAAATCGTTAAATTCAATCAAAAGTTTTTCAACAAATAAAACCTCTGTTGCAATTAATAAAAACGAACCTTTTAATGTTTTGTTTTTCTGGAAGCAGAATGATTCAGACATTTATGGTCGTCGTCAAGATATGATTGCCAAGTATTTAGCCAAAAGCGATCGCATTAATAAAATTATTCATTTTGATGCACCTATATCTGCTGAAAAGCTGCAAGAAACAGTTCAGTATGGTCCTAAAGCTAAATTTAGTCAAAACAATTTAGTCTTTACTAATACTCTAGATAGATTTTTAGGATTAAAAGATACTAACAAAATACTTAAACGAACTTTTGTTTATTGTGATAAAAGTTCTAGCAAAAATTTTTTAGGTAAAACTTTACCTAAAAAATCAGATTATCCTGATTTTGTTAAAAAAGTTATTCAAGAAGCAGGAGTAGGACACAACACAGTAGCTTGGGTTTGTCCTGTTAACTTTGAATTTCCTGAATTGCATCAGGAATTAAATTTTGGCTGTGTAATTGCAGATATCATTGATGATCAAAGACAGTGGGATGTTAAGCCTCAATACTTTGAAAGATTATCAGCAAATTATCAGCAAATTTTATCAAAAGCCAACCTAGTTTTTACTAATTGTGAACCAGTACGACAATCATTCCTACCTTTTAATTCCGATATTGAAGTAGTTCCCAATGGTTCAGAAATTTTTTCTCATACTAAAGATTGGTTAAAACCAGAGTTTTTAAATACTTTACAAGGCCCAATTATTGGTTATGTTGGTAATTTATCAGACAGAATTGATATTGAATTACTAGAATACATAGCTACTCAAAATTCTGATTGGAATATAGTTTTAATTGGTTCTGCTCATGGAAGTTCGCAAATTTTTTCACTAGTGAAGTATGCCAATATTTTTCTTTTGGGAGTAAAATCATACGATGAGGCAACTAAATATATTAAAAATTTTGATGTAGCTATTATTCCTCATCTTGATAATAAGCTGACTAAAAATATGAATCCTCTTAAACTATATGTATATTTTGCTATTGGTGTTCCTATAGTAACTACTACTATCTCTAATATTGAAGAATTTGCAGGCAATATTTATGTTGCCTCAGACAAAGAAGATTTTAATCAAGGGATTAAAAAAATATTAAAAGGACAAGAAATCAAACCTAATACTGATAAAAGAAAACAAATTTTGGCAGATATTGATTGGGAAAATAGAGTTGATAAAATTTTAAATCGTATAGATAAATACTTTACTAAAAAAAGTATTTCTGAAGATGGTAATCGATTCTCAATTACTAATTTTTTACAATCTAGTGACAATATTATTAACTTAGAAAATACTGTCAAAACAACAGCAGACAAACTTACTTCTAAAACTAATATGTCATTATTAAATGTTAAAAAATCTCCAGAATCAAAAGAATTAACTGAATTTAGTTATGATGATTTTTGTAATTTATGTGGTGAAGAACAAACTTTTTACAAAAATAATAATTCTCTAAGGGAAGGATATCAATGCTGTAATTGTAAGTCTTCCTTGCGTTATCGTGGTCAAACAGACGCAATTATTAAAATTTTCGCTAAACCAAATATTACTTTACTTAAAGATTTGGCTCAAGATCGAAACTTCCAACAGCTATCCATCTATGAACCTGGGGTTATTGGTCCTTTCCGTAAATACTTTAAAAATTTTATCAATTATACAAATTCCTATTTTTGGTCTGATGTAACACCAGGTGATTACAGAGACGGACTTCAATGCCAGAATTTAGAAAGTTTAACTTATCAAAGCGATCTCTTTGATTTAGTTATTACTTCAGATATCATGGAACACGTAAGACATCCTTGGCAAGCTTTTCAAGAAATTTGGCGTGTCCTCAAACCAGGCGGCTATCATGTCTGTAGTATACCTGTCCAGTTACCAATGAGACAAGAAACTTTTTATCGGGTAGATACTGCTGGTGAGGAAGATATTCATTTAGTAGAAGCAAGATATCATTCTGCTCCCCTACCTCAAGGTGGCAGACAAGAATCTTTGGTATATGTAGATTTTGGCGAGGATCTAATTGAAGAGTTAGAAAAGAGGAATTATCAAGTTAGCATCCTTAGCCCTGATTATCAAACAAATTGCGATATTCATCGACTGATAACGTTTGTGTTCCAAAAGCCCAAATAA
- a CDS encoding class I SAM-dependent methyltransferase has product MSMIQCPICQSNDFIDFNNRKKVRCVNCLSVERTRLLWMVLERLEVFKPEMRILHFAPEFPLIRKFRSLSKDLYHPCDLDPKRYNSKYCKIFKIDICEDLKKMPSDLFDIIIHNHVLEHICCSVEDTLIELERVTKKGGHHFFTVPFRGNITRENISSDLSDEQRKKLFEQEDHVRLFGKEDFPDMVRKIWKNSEVTVSIKDLFSEEEIKAASIPLESLNSIDANTIFHHIKS; this is encoded by the coding sequence ATGAGTATGATTCAATGTCCTATTTGCCAATCTAATGATTTCATCGATTTCAATAATAGAAAAAAAGTTCGTTGTGTAAATTGCCTTTCTGTAGAGAGAACTAGACTTCTTTGGATGGTTTTAGAACGTCTTGAAGTTTTTAAGCCTGAAATGAGAATATTACACTTTGCTCCAGAATTCCCTCTAATCAGAAAATTTCGCTCTTTGTCAAAAGATTTATATCATCCTTGCGATTTAGATCCAAAACGTTACAACAGTAAATACTGTAAAATTTTTAAGATAGATATATGTGAAGATCTAAAAAAGATGCCTTCTGATTTATTTGATATAATAATTCATAATCATGTATTAGAACATATTTGCTGCTCTGTTGAAGATACTTTAATAGAATTAGAGAGAGTGACAAAAAAAGGAGGGCATCATTTTTTTACTGTTCCTTTCCGAGGCAATATTACTAGAGAAAATATATCATCTGATCTATCTGATGAACAAAGAAAGAAGCTTTTTGAACAAGAAGATCACGTCAGGCTTTTTGGGAAAGAAGATTTTCCTGACATGGTAAGAAAAATCTGGAAAAATTCTGAAGTAACCGTATCAATAAAAGATTTGTTTTCAGAAGAAGAAATAAAAGCTGCTTCTATTCCTTTAGAATCACTCAACTCAATCGACGCAAATACGATTTTTCATCATATTAAAAGTTAA